The following DNA comes from Nicotiana sylvestris chromosome 10, ASM39365v2, whole genome shotgun sequence.
TTGCTGTAGTTCTCTCCTACTAACACATTTTAATTTATTTGCACAAAATTGAATAAAGTAATCTATTGCCGTCCAGGACGAATTTTTTTTCTGCTATTTGAATTATTGATCTGGACAGCAAAAGTAAGGCGGCCTCTATTTATCCTAACGCAATCTGCTGCGGCGGACTGAAAGAAAACAATTCACAATAAAATTAAATGgctgaaaatgttgcaattccaaCAATAGATCTCTCCCCTTTCTTTACAGACGGTGATGAAATTGGCAAGGTAAATGTTATGAACAGTATAACCAAAGCCTGCTCCAACTATGGGTTTTTCCAAATAGTGAACCATGGGGTGCCTCTTGATCTGATGAATCACGCTCTGAGCCTATCAAAGACATTCTTTGCATACCCAGATGAGGAGAAGCAAAAATCAAGTCCTGGATTAAGTTCACCTCTCCCAGCTGGTTACAGCAAGCAACCTGAAAACTCAGCTGATAAGAATGAATATTTGCTCATGTTTTCTCCTAGTTCCAGCTTCAATGTGTTGCCAAGCAATCCATGTGATTTCAAGTATGCACGTTTATATTTGATCTTTCTTAGCTTGATGTGTATTGAATTGAATGTAAAAGGAAACAATTAGTGCAATTAATTGCAATTGAAGCTCTCTTGATCAGATGTAAAAGTAGACAAGCACAACAACTAATTACACTTATGTGTTTGATTGAGTTAATTTTATGGATTGTCATTGAACTTTTGTGTTTGTTATCCAAAAATCACTTTTTTTGTTACGTCAAAATCATTTAATTTTGTGTTCATTACTCAAAAGTCactattgctttttttttttttgcacaaATATTATTTTACTTTGCTCTAGTTATCACAAAAGTCACATTTGTCagattttataatatttttaatttgacaaGTCTATTATGCCCTTGTTATTATATAAATTATCAGATATATGCAATAACTTCTATATTGTATACTATATAATATTCTTTTACCTAGGTATTTTATTTATAactaaaattaatttattattattttataaaactttgacaaaattttaTAAAACTCAGCTGAAAAGTTTGTTATGTCCTTGACATTATAAATCCTCCAATTTATATAATACATTCTAGATTATACATTTTATAATATATTTTTGCCAAGGAATTTTACTTATaattaaaatatattattttatttattatttttataatatattagtACGTTGAATTTTCCCGTGATACTGAATTTGTTTAATCATATCCAAGCAtgaatatattttcaaatatgaaaacgataaaaaaatatttatttgaaaTAACAAAAACAGATTTGTTTAACAAATGATAGTTTCTTATAATCAGTcagatttttaatttattttaaaatatatttgagtttaatattaaattttaagctttatctgttgatattatttatttgaaaCTGTTAATTTGATGTGTGAGTTTACTGAATGTTGGTATTTTATTTATTGGATTAACGAATATGGTTTGATTGATAAATCTGTGAGCTTTGATTTTataattcttattaaaaatatttCATTAGGAGCGGTTAAGAACGTTGACGTGAGATTTGTTCATAGTAAAGTTACTGTCAAATTTAATAACGCTACCAATATATCttgaaaattaattaaggaaaaattaaatatacgaatatattataaaaataataaataaaataatagtatTAAGTTATTTTAGTTATAAATAAAATACCTAGGTAAAATATATTATAAAGTATATAATATAGAAGGTATACATAAATATGATGATTTATATAATATCAAGGGTATAATAGACTTTTCaagtaaaaatattataaaatgtGGCAAATGTGACTTTTGGGATAACTAgagcaaaataaaataatttttgtgtaacaaaagaaagaaaaatgacttttGAGTAATGAACACAAAGTTAAATAATTTTTACGTAACAAAAAAAAGTAACTTTTGGGTAACAAACACAAAAGTTCAATTACCATCCATAAAATTAACTCGTGTTTGATTTGGCGGGTAATGTCTATTTTCATGGTGAACTTTTAGGGAAGTACTAGAAGAGATGTTTACCCATTTCGGGAAAGTTGGTGAACTTTTGGAGAGCATCTTGAATGACTGCCTTGGCCTCCCTCTAAATTTTCTCAAGGAATATAATCATGACAGAAGCTGGGATTTCATGGTAGCTTTCCGTTACTATCCAGCAACTAACACAGAAAACAATGGCATAAGTGAACATGAAGATGGAAATTGTATCACATTCGTCATCCAGGATGAAGTTGGTGGACTACAAGTTCGAAAAAATGGAGAATGGATTCCGGTAATTCCAGCTGCAGGCAGAATTATAGTCAATATAAGTGATGTTATTCAGGTAAAGTTTAAAACTTGGACCACCTAAACTTCCATTTTCTAGATAGTATAAATTGTTAACTAGTCTGACTGATCTTTTGTGTATAACTTAAATACTTATTGGAGGTGCTGAGCAACAACAAATTTAAGAGTGCAGCTCATAGAGTTGTGAGAAAAACAGGCAGAAGCCGATATTCCTTTGCTTTCTTCTATAATATCCAAGGAGACAAGTGGATTGAACCATTGCCACAATTCACTGAAGAGATTGGAGAGCCACCAAAATACAAGGGATTTTACTACAAAGATTACCAAGCTTTGAGAATGAGAAACAAAAGTCATCCACCATCAAGGCCTGAAGATGTTATTCATATTACCCACTATGCAATCTCCAGCTAATTAATTAAGCAAGCCACAGTAATCTGAAGAGATATCGTCAGTTTCTTTGCGTTACTTCCTAAAGGCTGTATTTAATGCGTTTGTAAGCCATGAAATCAGGTTTCTCGATCTTAAGTGATTGAGCAAATTTCCTGCTTGTACTTCTTTCACTTTTACGACAGACAGACTAATGAAAATGCTGTTGTATTGGCCAAAAATTATCTTAGTTTAAGTTCAGACCATATCATCACTAAGAGAGCCCTCAAGGGCTGCCACGTGTCACAAAATGAATTCGACAAAAGGCATGTTAAAGGTCATAGTGATCTCACAAGAGATAAAGGGCGGGGTCGAGGAGTCAACATAGATAAGGTCGAGGACGAGCACTTGTCTTAGACAGAATAATAACGGCTAGTTTTAGTACAAGACTTTAAAGGAAATATTATATTTTCTGGATCTGTACTATTAGGATTTTTTGGCATATGTtcccttataaatagaaagagacatAGTTATAGGGGACATAAAACACTCACTTATAAGAGAACATATTGACATTCACTGAGATCCTTGCTTTATTATATACATACAAAATATACCTTTTTCTTGAGATTATGGTCTAACTTTTCTCTCACGATCCAAGGAGAGTCCGAATATTCAAAGGATCATcaatcattcatcattgtcagaaaAAAACTAAAGAACCTCAACCTTTTCGGGTGACTCACATACCTTTATTTACTTAAATGacattctttttatttattattaaactAGTGTAACGGTCCGCACTTTGCGCGGTTATTAACAGAAATCAAAAAGATAATTGAATCTTATTAACATAATAACTTGTTCAAATTATTACGtgaaatcttttttaaaaatctcTGTAATACAACCATGATATGTTCCTTTTCAGTCATTACTATTGTTGTATCTTGGCAGAGGTCTTCTAGAGGCTGATAAAGCAAGACAATATTTGCTTTGGTATTGATAAAATCGGAGAAAGTTTGATTAAGGATAACTTTCTACTATCTCATTTACTGATTTCAATGCCTAATCCCTCATAAATTTGAGACAATAAGACACAGTAAAACAAACTTCTAGGGTTTATAAGGTGCCCCAAATGCAGTTTCTATAAATGTTAGGGGAAAAAATCACGTAAATCACCATCATAACAAAAACACtcataaaaaaaaaagtaatggaAAATATCATCTGTTTAAATCCACATATTTTCAAGTAAATTGATCATCTTAATATTCCCCTTTCTGAGTATATATCATCCAAATTTGGAATGCATACTATGCTAAAGGTAATTTAATACTGCTAAATAAGTATCAAGTAAATTCATCATAATAAACACAAAAGAATCATCTATTCAAGTCTTCGTTTGAATTTACATACTGCCACAAAAAAAATACATCAAACGGGTATCAAATTGACCATCACGACAAATACATTAAaaataggaatttttacctcatatagcaaaggttaacaccttattcattttaaataaataccatttaaaaaaattatattctatagatagcttttaaggtttatagcaaaatatttaattttggttacctcctagccttaagccactaaatacattaatcagttacactattttctttctctctctactttgatacatcacATTCTCTTCCCCCGTCCCATTAAAATTTCCGATCTCCtcctcctcccaccggatttgtTCAAAGCCCACTTCAGAAATTGCTCCGGCTCCTCGCATCCGGTTGAGAGAAACCCAGTTCAGAAACCTCTTTGTCTAAAGTTTCTGATCCTAAAATCTCTCTTCTTTAAGCTTTGATTTTGATAGTCACATCATATGGGTGTGATTTTATTCACAGCAAGTTCCCTAAGATTTTATTGCAATTTGGTTTTAGAAATTTGAAGCCTGTGCCTTTGAGAATTTTGGTGGGTTACATCTTTGATTTTTGTTGGATTCTTGAATCAAGACAAGAATAATAGGTTTCGACTTTTTCTATGTTTTGGATTCTTCTGGGACCTTCGTCTGTGGTGGTAGTTTCAGCAAATACGACGATGTCCTTATCAAAGTCAAACAGAGTGTATAGAATCTtcaaatacagcgagatacattcaAATTGCTTATGGAATCATGGTCGGAATCCGATGGGTCGTCGGAAAATTGTCGACTAAAATAGGTCGTTTGAAGTTTGGGGTTGAGCAATTTGAAGATTTTGTTACCTTTTTTTTAAGAtcatttcaatgtatctcgctgtatttctatgtatttcactgtattcactatcttttttttttcattataattcaatgtatctcgttgtattccatgtatttcattgtattcagtgtctttttttctcattgtatttcaatgtatccctctGTATTCTATCTATTTCATTGCATTTtgtggttgagaatcttttttataactgaaaaatacaaaatttgtgtgttataattgagtttgttgagttatattgggagtctattatattaattgattcactttccattaaaaaaacagtgtaatcccctatttcacgccatgaatacagtcgaatacagtccaatacaataatctgtccagctgtaatcccatgtttcactctatgaatacagtcgaatacaacaactaattagctggacttccctgattcatgcctatttttgctactgtattcatgaatacaatagcttaaatacatcaaatacatcttataaccacagaaaatgTATCTATattccgtaatatagcaaatgatatctatagataactaattactactaaaagatagtgctttatgaaaatttctcttaaaAATATTCACATATACAAGTTCATCTGGTTGCATACAATATTAACCATTTCTTCTCCCAAATGGACCTTTGAATTTCTTCTGTATTGCTTATGTGGATTAATTTAAGGAGAAGTTCTAATTGGCCATGACTTTCTATCTAGTGGTTGTCATATTTATGCCCTTCAATATCTGTGCCTTCAGCTTGAACAAACTCCCTGTAGTTGcagcaatatttttttttaatatcacATATGACTAATAAACATTATTGATAGAAAATGATGTCGATCTTTAATAATAGGAGCACAGAATCTAATGATGTTCAGATATTCAATCTTTGCAAAAATTTGGCGAAAATGATAAGCTAGAGGATCTGACATTGTTTTACATACTCTCCTTGGCAACTTCGATTCCGGGCAGTGAGCATCATTGAAGCATAGCAGTTTTATCtcttcggcacaatttatattcTCGGTTCGTTCGATAGGTGCAGTTACATTAAAACGGGCATCACAGCAAAACTGTAACATCAACTCATTGAACGTGAATTCTGTTGGACCAAGTTCAAGTATGTCCCCAAGTATAGCAACTTGTGTACTTTGGTAGATGATGTTTCTTAACAACGTAGTATCACCCTTGGCCAAAAGTAATTCTCCAGAGAAATTAGCTACACGAAGGAATAAGGGTATCTTAAGTGAACAAGGAAGAAAACTATTATTTGTGTCATCAGAAGAATAACTGCCATTTAAAGCAATGTCCGAAGGGTCTTGAGACCTCATACAAGTCCAATCAATAATATTAAAATGAGTTAACTTTGGTAAACTACTAACTGACAGTGCAAAATTGGATTGTGAATTGTAGTAATTCACAAACCATGGTTGTCCGGGATCCCATACTCCAGTCTTAGAGTTAGAAAATGTAATGAAGCAAAACTTGCCTGTACATCCCATAAATATCAGGGCCGCCACATTCTCTATACACCCTGTTAGAGCCAAGGACGCGGAATTTATTCCAAGATCCCACACATACAGATCCGCATTTGCGCGGCTGGTTACTATAAAGAAATTAGCACCCGGATCAATGAAGTCATGCCTCTCACTGTGAGCAGGAGTTGAATCAACCATTTCGTCGCTTGCTAGAAGCAATAGCAAAAGGCGTGATGGTCTAAATCCTTTACAACCATTACACTTTACACGGAAGTGCTGTATTTGTAAAGAATTTACGGGATCAGCACGCCATTCACTCGGTTTGCATCTGCTTGACACAACTGCAATATCAAGAACTTGAAAGACATGAGGGTAACCAATAAGCTGGACTTGTCTCAGTAATGAAGACACATACAACTCTATCATATTAAAGCAAGCCCATAAAACCTGCCCGGTAGCGAAACAACTGTCCACATAACCACAAATTGGTAGCCCAATATCCCTTGTACCCTTGCGATGTGCTGAATATAAGTGACAATCCTTTCGTCGTTTTGTAGTCAATAACGTTGAAACAACTTCATTTGAAGCATGCTGCCCAGTGTCAAAGCAATTGCAAGTGTGTAAGACATATTTCAAGTTCATTGCGAGATCCCTAAAAGTATCTAACACCAAGGTTAAAGAGGGTTGTTTGAATATGTAAGGGAGAAACTCGACAATCTTGTCGTCTTCATGAGCTACTGATGTATGGAGGAACAGTGAAGTCATTCCCTCATTCCATGTTGGTTCATCAAAGTGAGCAGATAAAATCTCGGTGGAAACATATTTTGCGGTCTCAAGAGGCGCCACATTTGCCAATTGACATTGCAGTTTGGTCGCTTTTAGCTCGAGACTTTTATCAAACACTATGTCCGCAATATTCCTGAGCCATTCACCGTCCTTGTCTGCGGATTCCTTGGGTTGTAGAGTATCCAAAAAATCAATTTCAATGCTTTTAGTATTTCCTCCAAGCATCTGAGTAACCGGGAAAGGGAGCCCCGCTGATTTATCAGCTACTAAATTAACCACTATCGGTGGGGCAATGAAGTGGGCATTCGAGTACGCATCATCGGCCTTAGGATCGTTCCTTGTGTTGAAAAATGATTCTTCAAGGATTGACGTTGCCGACACTTTAAATTCACCATCCTCGCCATGATGAATACATTCATTTAATAATTCTTTGGCATCGCTAGACAAGTCAGT
Coding sequences within:
- the LOC104213566 gene encoding flavonol synthase/flavanone 3-hydroxylase-like, which encodes MAENVAIPTIDLSPFFTDGDEIGKVNVMNSITKACSNYGFFQIVNHGVPLDLMNHALSLSKTFFAYPDEEKQKSSPGLSSPLPAGYSKQPENSADKNEYLLMFSPSSSFNVLPSNPCDFKEVLEEMFTHFGKVGELLESILNDCLGLPLNFLKEYNHDRSWDFMVAFRYYPATNTENNGISEHEDGNCITFVIQDEVGGLQVRKNGEWIPVIPAAGRIIVNISDVIQVLSNNKFKSAAHRVVRKTGRSRYSFAFFYNIQGDKWIEPLPQFTEEIGEPPKYKGFYYKDYQALRMRNKSHPPSRPEDVIHITHYAISS
- the LOC104213567 gene encoding uncharacterized protein → MSIVPISIAVASDLDTGHSEADQMFDKNPQGELSLSQTDLSSDAKELLNECIHHGEDGEFKVSATSILEESFFNTRNDPKADDAYSNAHFIAPPIVVNLVADKSAGLPFPVTQMLGGNTKSIEIDFLDTLQPKESADKDGEWLRNIADIVFDKSLELKATKLQCQLANVAPLETAKYVSTEILSAHFDEPTWNEGMTSLFLHTSVAHEDDKIVEFLPYIFKQPSLTLVLDTFRDLAMNLKYVLHTCNCFDTGQHASNEVVSTLLTTKRRKDCHLYSAHRKGTRDIGLPICGYVDSCFATGQVLWACFNMIELYVSSLLRQVQLIGYPHVFQVLDIAVVSSRCKPSEWRADPVNSLQIQHFRVKCNGCKGFRPSRLLLLLLASDEMVDSTPAHSERHDFIDPGANFFIVTSRANADLYVWDLGINSASLALTGCIENVAALIFMGCTGKFCFITFSNSKTGVWDPGQPWFVNYYNSQSNFALSVSSLPKLTHFNIIDWTCMRSQDPSDIALNGSYSSDDTNNSFLPCSLKIPLFLRVANFSGELLLAKGDTTLLRNIIYQSTQVAILGDILELGPTEFTFNELMLQFCCDARFNVTAPIERTENINCAEEIKLLCFNDAHCPESKLPRRGVCSS